From one Flavobacterium sp. N502536 genomic stretch:
- the truA gene encoding tRNA pseudouridine(38-40) synthase TruA yields MRYFIQFAYNGTHYHGWQFQPNASSVQETLNKALSILLNTPINVMGAGRTDTGVHAQEMYGHFDVETPLEVPTLIHKLNSYLPKDIAIFNILPVHDDAHCRFDATRRTYEYHINTVKNPFLEELSWYFNQKLDVDLMNEAAKILLLHTDFQCFSKVNTDVNTFDCTVFEAYWKQENNKLIFTISANRFLRNMVRAIVGTLVNIGLHKISLDDLENIIASKSREKAGFSVPAHGLYLTEIDYDYI; encoded by the coding sequence TTGAGATATTTTATTCAATTTGCTTACAACGGAACACATTATCATGGGTGGCAGTTTCAACCCAACGCGTCTTCTGTTCAGGAAACTTTAAACAAAGCGCTTTCTATTTTATTAAACACTCCTATAAATGTAATGGGTGCGGGACGAACGGATACCGGAGTTCATGCACAGGAAATGTATGGGCATTTTGATGTTGAAACTCCATTGGAGGTTCCAACTTTGATTCATAAGCTCAACTCCTATTTACCAAAAGACATTGCTATTTTTAATATACTTCCGGTTCACGATGACGCGCATTGCCGATTTGATGCCACCAGAAGAACCTATGAATACCACATCAACACTGTTAAAAATCCGTTTTTAGAGGAATTGAGTTGGTACTTTAATCAAAAATTAGATGTAGATTTGATGAATGAAGCTGCGAAAATTTTACTGCTCCACACCGACTTCCAGTGTTTTTCGAAAGTAAATACAGATGTCAACACTTTTGATTGCACGGTTTTTGAGGCCTATTGGAAACAGGAAAACAATAAGCTGATATTTACCATTTCGGCCAATCGTTTTCTTCGAAATATGGTTCGCGCAATTGTTGGAACATTAGTAAATATTGGTTTGCATAAAATTTCTCTGGACGATCTTGAAAATATTATCGCCAGTAAAAGCAGGGAAAAAGCCGGTTTTTCGGTACCGGCACACGGATTGTATTTAACCGAAATTGATTACGATTATATATAG
- a CDS encoding SPFH domain-containing protein gives MNEITSYWWIILILFAIVFYKFILRVFFGMVMVPENKIGLVTKKFVLFGADKSLPDGRIIATKGEAGYQAQTLAPGLYWGMWIWQYSIDMTGFTVIPEGKIGLVLSKDGQEIPTGRILARRVDSDNFQDATSFLNNGGQKGRQTAFITTGSYRINTFLFEIIIADQIKIYENMIGIVTALDGEPIPQGQIAGKFVEGHNNFQDFDQFLDKGGNRGLQPQVMLAGSYYINTWGILIEQNPMTDVPIGYVGVVISYIGEDGQDVTGDTFKHGNIVSKGQRGVWMEPFGPGKYALNKYTTKLEPVPTTNLVLNWANARSESHDLDKNLSTITVRSKDGFPFNLDVAQIIHVPANEAPKVIARFGSMNNLVSQVLEPTIGNYFRNSAQDSDVISFLSTRKERQESAKNHIKLVLDE, from the coding sequence ATGAATGAAATTACTTCTTATTGGTGGATAATTTTAATCTTATTTGCCATTGTTTTTTACAAATTTATTTTGCGTGTATTTTTCGGAATGGTTATGGTTCCGGAAAATAAAATTGGTTTGGTAACCAAGAAATTTGTTTTGTTCGGAGCTGATAAATCGCTTCCCGACGGGCGTATTATCGCTACAAAAGGAGAAGCCGGTTATCAGGCGCAAACACTTGCTCCGGGTTTGTACTGGGGAATGTGGATCTGGCAATATTCAATTGATATGACTGGATTTACGGTTATTCCGGAAGGTAAAATTGGATTGGTTTTAAGTAAAGACGGACAGGAGATTCCAACCGGAAGAATCCTGGCAAGAAGAGTGGACAGTGATAATTTTCAGGACGCTACTTCTTTTTTAAACAATGGCGGACAAAAAGGACGTCAGACCGCATTTATTACAACAGGATCGTATCGTATTAATACCTTTTTGTTTGAAATTATAATTGCAGATCAGATCAAGATTTATGAGAATATGATTGGTATTGTGACCGCCCTTGACGGAGAGCCTATTCCGCAGGGACAAATTGCCGGGAAGTTTGTCGAAGGACACAATAACTTTCAGGATTTTGATCAATTTTTGGACAAAGGAGGAAACCGTGGTCTGCAGCCACAGGTAATGCTGGCAGGGTCGTACTACATTAATACGTGGGGAATCTTAATCGAACAAAACCCGATGACAGATGTGCCAATCGGATATGTTGGTGTGGTGATTTCTTATATTGGAGAAGACGGTCAGGATGTTACGGGAGATACTTTTAAACACGGAAATATTGTTTCAAAAGGACAACGAGGTGTTTGGATGGAGCCTTTTGGACCAGGGAAATATGCCCTGAACAAGTACACGACCAAACTGGAACCCGTGCCAACAACTAATTTAGTTTTAAACTGGGCAAATGCACGTAGTGAATCGCATGATTTAGATAAAAACCTGTCTACGATTACAGTTCGTTCGAAAGACGGTTTCCCTTTTAATCTTGACGTAGCACAGATTATCCATGTACCGGCAAATGAGGCCCCAAAAGTAATTGCGCGTTTTGGAAGCATGAACAATCTGGTTTCTCAGGTTTTAGAGCCTACAATTGGTAACTATTTCAGAAACTCGGCTCAGGACAGTGACGTAATTTCTTTCTTAAGTACCAGAAAAGAACGTCAGGAATCTGCTAAGAATCACATAAAATTAGTGCTTGATGAATAA